The Pseudodesulfovibrio senegalensis genome contains the following window.
GCGGCAGGCCGCTCATGAGGTTGGCGTTGGCAAGTGCCTGCCCCGAAGCGCCCCGGCACAGGTTGTCGATGGCCGAGACGATGATCAGCCGTCCGGTGCGATCGTCCTTGACCAGCCCGATGTCGCAGAACATGGTGCCGCGCACAAAGCGGGTTTCAGGGAGCTGGCCCTCGGGCAGCACGCGCACGTAGGGCTTGCCCGCATAGAATTTTTCATAGGCGGCGCGCACTGTGGCGAGGTCCATGCCGTCGTCCTTGAGCTGCGTGTAGATGGTGGACAGGATGCCCCGGTCGATGGGCAGCAGGTGCGTGTTGAAGGACACGGTCATATCCGCGCCCGCCAGCTTGGAAACCTCCTGCTCGATTTCCGGGGTGTGCCGGTGCGTGCCCAGCCCGTAGGCCTTGAAGGAATCGTGTACCTCGCAGAAGAGCGTCCCCACCTTGGCCCCGCGGCCCGCGCCGGACGTGCCGGACTTGGAATCCACCACGATGCCGTCCGTGGCCACCATGGATTCGGACAATGCCGGGGCAAGGCCGAGGATGGCAGACGTGGGATAGCAGCCCGGGTTGGCGATGAGTCGCGCTTCGGCGATTTGGTCGAGATACAGTTCGGGCAGGCCGTAGACTGCGGTCTCCAGCAGCTCGGGCCGGGTGTGTTCCACCGCGTACCACTGCTCGTAAACGCTCTTGTCGTTGATGCGAAAGTCCGCGGAAAGGTCCACTACGCGCACGCCGTGGTCCAGCAGGGTGGCCGCGATTTCCATGGCGGTCTTGTGCGGCACGGCAAGAAATACGATGTCGCAGGCCTGGGCCAGGTCCTCGGGGTCGGGCATGGTTATTTCCAGCTCACCCACCGGGATGGACTGAAGAAAGGGATAAATGGCCGACAAGGGCTTGCCCGCCTCGGAACGGGAGGTGACCCGGACCAGTTCCATTGACGGATGGTGGGCCATGAGGCGCGCCAGTTCCATGCCGGTGTAACCCGTGACGCCCACGAGCCCGGCCCTGATGTTCTGGGACATGAAAAAACTCCGGTTATTTGCCGGCCTTGTTCACATAGGCCATGCGCAGGTTGTATAAAATGTCGCAGAGCAGCTTGCCTTCCTCTTCGGAAAGGCCGTTTTCGATCTTGTCCTGCAGCATGCCCAGCACGTCGATGGTGTGCTTGGCCAGATGCGGCACGAATTCGACCTTGCCGGTGCTGGGGTCCGGGGCCTCGCCAAGGGCCACCATGGCCGAGGAACTCAGCGAATAGATGAACGTGGTGAAGGTCATTTCCGGCAGGGGCATGTCCTTCATG
Protein-coding sequences here:
- a CDS encoding DUF1844 domain-containing protein, producing MADKCKENPMKDMPLPEMTFTTFIYSLSSSAMVALGEAPDPSTGKVEFVPHLAKHTIDVLGMLQDKIENGLSEEEGKLLCDILYNLRMAYVNKAGK
- the argC gene encoding N-acetyl-gamma-glutamyl-phosphate reductase is translated as MSQNIRAGLVGVTGYTGMELARLMAHHPSMELVRVTSRSEAGKPLSAIYPFLQSIPVGELEITMPDPEDLAQACDIVFLAVPHKTAMEIAATLLDHGVRVVDLSADFRINDKSVYEQWYAVEHTRPELLETAVYGLPELYLDQIAEARLIANPGCYPTSAILGLAPALSESMVATDGIVVDSKSGTSGAGRGAKVGTLFCEVHDSFKAYGLGTHRHTPEIEQEVSKLAGADMTVSFNTHLLPIDRGILSTIYTQLKDDGMDLATVRAAYEKFYAGKPYVRVLPEGQLPETRFVRGTMFCDIGLVKDDRTGRLIIVSAIDNLCRGASGQALANANLMSGLPLETGLPKAPMMP